From Phragmites australis chromosome 5, lpPhrAust1.1, whole genome shotgun sequence, a single genomic window includes:
- the LOC133920171 gene encoding sucrose synthase 7-like isoform X5, whose protein sequence is MASGTGFKRSDSIADIMPEALRQSRYQMKRCFHRYVSQGRRLIKNQQLMDELHESTDGKLHKDKLAQGYLGYIISSTQEAVALPPYVAFAVRMSPGIWEYIKVHSAHLSVDQITPSDYLKCKETLYDEKWAQDDNSLEVDFGALDLSTPHLTLPSSIGNGMRFISRFMSSKLSDKPHNMKTLLDYLLALNYRGEKLMINDTLDTVNKLQTALLLAEVFVSGLHKNTPYQKFEQKFQDWGLEKGWGDTAEACRETLNCLSQMLQAPDPINMEKFFSRLPSVFNIVIFSIHGYFGQEKVLGMPDTGGQVVYILDQVRALEEELLQRIKQQGLNVTPKILVLTRLIPEAKGTKCNVELEAIENTKHSSILRVPFKTDDGKDLRQWVSRFDIYPYLERYAKDSSVKILDILQGKPDLVIGNYTDGNLVASLVSRKLGVTQGTIAHALEKTKYEDSDVKWREMDQKYHFSCQFTADMIAMNTSDFIIASTYQEIAGSKEKPGQYESHYAFTMPGLCRFATGINVFDPKFNIAAPGADQSVYFPFTQKQKRLTDLHPQIEELVYSKEDNDEHIGYLEDRSKPIIFSMARLDKVKNITGLVGWYGQNKRLRDLVNLVVVGGLLDPSQSKDREEIEEINTMHSLINMYQLKGQIRWIKAQTDRVRNGELYRCIADTKGAFVQPALYEAFGLTVIEAMNCGLPTFATNQGGPAEIIVNAVSGFHINPLDGKEASDKIADFFQKCKEDPTYWNKISTAGLQRIYECYTWQIYATKVLNMGSMYGFWRTLNKEERVAKQSYLQMFCNLQFRKLAKTVPKLGEQPAQLTVPDRIIPRPKERRTQTRIQRIASSLLEPVLPTDAA, encoded by the exons ATGGCCTCCGGGACCGGCTTCAAGAGGTCAGACAGCATCGCCGACATCATGCCCGAGGCGCTGCGCCAAAGCCGATACCAGATGAAGAGGTGCTTCCACAG GTATGTGTCCCAGGGCAGGAGGCTCATCAAGAACCAGCAGCTCATGGATGAGCTGCACGAATCAACGGATGGCAAACTCCACAAGGACAAGCTTGCCCAAGGCTATCTTGGCTACATCATTTCTTCCACGCAG GAGGCAGTGGCACTTCCTCCATATGTCGCGTTTGCTGTCAGGATGAGTCCTGGCATCTGGGAGTACATCAAAGTCCATTCTGCTCATCTGTCCGTCGACCAAATCACGCCCTCCGATTACCTCAAGTGCAAAGAGACCTTGTACGATGAAAAATG GGCACAAGATGACAACTCACTCGAAGTCGATTTTGGTGCCCTGGATCTCTCGACGCCTCATCTCACGTTGCCTTCATCCATAGGAAATGGGATGCGGTTTATCTCCAGATTCATGTCTTCAAAACTGAGCGACAAGCCACACAACATGAAAACACTGCTTGACTACTTGCTCGCACTGAACTATCGTGGCGAG AAACTCATGATCAATGACACCCTCGACACTGTTAACAAGCTTCAGACAGCACTGCTTCTCGCTGAAGTTTTTGTCAGTGGCCTGCACAAGAACACACCATACCAAAAGTTTGAACAAAA GTTTCAGGACTGGGGACTGGAGAAAGGATGGGGTGACACTGCTGAAGCATGCAGAGAAACACTCAACTGCCTCTCTCAGATGCTCCAAGCACCGGATCCTATCAACATGGAGAAATTCTTTAGTAGGTTACCATCAGTATTCAACATCGTGATCTTCTCCATCCATGGTTACTTCGGCCAAGAGAAGGTCCTAGGTATGCCAGATACCGGCGGTCAG GTTGTTTACATTCTGGACCAAGTTAGAGCTCTCGAAGAGGAACTACTGCAAAGAATCAAGCAGCAGGGCCTGAATGTCACACCTAAGATTCTTGTG CTAACAAGGCTCATACCAGAAGCAAAGGGCACCAAATGCaatgtagagcttgaagccattgAAAACACAAAGCACTCGAGCATCCTCCGTGTGCCATTCAAGACTGACGATGGGAAAGATCTTCGCCAGTGGGTCTCCCGGTTCGACATTTATCCTTACCTAGAGAGATATGCGAAG GATTCTTCTGTCAAGATCCTCGATATATTGCAGGGCAAACCGGACTTGGTCATCGGCAACTACACTGATGGCAATTTAGTAGCATCCCTTGTGTCAAGGAAACTAGGAGTCACTCAG GGAACGATTGCACATGCTCTTGAGAAGACAAAGTATGAGGATTCGGATGTCAAGTGGAGAGAAATGGACCAAAAGTATCATTTCTCCTGCCAATTTACTGCTGATATGATTGCCATGAACACTAGTGACTTCATCATCGCTAGCACCTACCAAGAAATAGCTGGAAG CAAAGAGAAGCCTGGCCAGTATGAGAGCCATTATGCATTCACAATGCCAGGGCTCTGCCGCTTCGCTACAGGCATCAATGTCTTTGACCCCAAGTTCAACATTGCTGCCCCTGGTGCTGATCAATCTGTTTACTTTCCATTTACACAAAAGCAGAAGCGTCTGACAGACTTACACCCGCAGATCGAGGAGTTAGTCTACAGCAAGGAGGACAATGATGAGCACAT AGGGTACTTAGAAGACAGGAGCAAGCCAATCATATTTTCAATGGCAAGGCTCGACAAGGTGAAAAACATCACTGGGCTGGTTGGATGGTATGGTCAGAACAAGAGGCTCAGGGACCTTGTCAACCTTGTAGTCGTCGGAGGCCTCCTGGACCCCTCGCAGTCGAAGGACAGGGAGGAGATTGAGGAGATAAACACGATGCACAGTCTGATTAACATGTACCAGCTAAAGGGGCAGATCCGTTGGATAAAAGCACAGACGGACCGTGTGCGCAACGGGGAACTGTACCGTTGCATAGCAGATACCAAGGGAGCCTTTGTTCAG CCTGCACTCTATGAAGCGTTCGGACTAACCGTCATCGAGGCAATGAACTGTGGGTTGCCAACCTTTGCAACAAATCAGGGAGGCCCTGCAGAGATCATCGTCAATGCGGTTTCAGGTTTCCATATCAATCCACTTGATGGCAAGGAGGCAAGCGACAAGATTGCTGACTTCTTTCAGAAATGCAAGGAAGATCCCACGTACTGGAACAAAATTTCCACTGCTGGACTGCAGCGCATCTATGAATG CTACACATGGCAGATCTATGCAACCAAAGTTCTTAACATGGGGTCAATGTATGGCTTCTGGAGGACTCTGAACAAAGAAGAGAGAGTGGCCAAACAGAGCTACCTACAGATGTTTTGCAACCTTCAGTTTAGGAAGCTG GCAAAGACTGTACCGAAATTGGGAGAACAACCAGCGCAACTCACAGTCCCTGATAGGATTATACCAAGGCCAAAAGAAAG AAGGACGCAGACAAGGATTCAGAG GATTGCGAGCAGCTTACTTGAACCAGTACTCCCGACGGATGCAGCTTGA
- the LOC133920171 gene encoding sucrose synthase 7-like isoform X4, protein MASGTGFKRSDSIADIMPEALRQSRYQMKRCFHRYVSQGRRLIKNQQLMDELHESTDGKLHKDKLAQGYLGYIISSTQEAVALPPYVAFAVRMSPGIWEYIKVHSAHLSVDQITPSDYLKCKETLYDEKWAQDDNSLEVDFGALDLSTPHLTLPSSIGNGMRFISRFMSSKLSDKPHNMKTLLDYLLALNYRGEKLMINDTLDTVNKLQTALLLAEVFVSGLHKNTPYQKFEQKFQDWGLEKGWGDTAEACRETLNCLSQMLQAPDPINMEKFFSRLPSVFNIVIFSIHGYFGQEKVLGMPDTGGQVVYILDQVRALEEELLQRIKQQGLNVTPKILVLTRLIPEAKGTKCNVELEAIENTKHSSILRVPFKTDDGKDLRQWVSRFDIYPYLERYAKDSSVKILDILQGKPDLVIGNYTDGNLVASLVSRKLGVTQGTIAHALEKTKYEDSDVKWREMDQKYHFSCQFTADMIAMNTSDFIIASTYQEIAGSKEKPGQYESHYAFTMPGLCRFATGINVFDPKFNIAAPGADQSVYFPFTQKQKRLTDLHPQIEELVYSKEDNDEHIGYLEDRSKPIIFSMARLDKVKNITGLVGWYGQNKRLRDLVNLVVVGGLLDPSQSKDREEIEEINTMHSLINMYQLKGQIRWIKAQTDRVRNGELYRCIADTKGAFVQPALYEAFGLTVIEAMNCGLPTFATNQGGPAEIIVNAVSGFHINPLDGKEASDKIADFFQKCKEDPTYWNKISTAGLQRIYECYTWQIYATKVLNMGSMYGFWRTLNKEERVAKQSYLQMFCNLQFRKLAKTVPKLGEQPAQLTVPDRIIPRPKESRRTQTRIQRIASSLLEPVLPTDAA, encoded by the exons ATGGCCTCCGGGACCGGCTTCAAGAGGTCAGACAGCATCGCCGACATCATGCCCGAGGCGCTGCGCCAAAGCCGATACCAGATGAAGAGGTGCTTCCACAG GTATGTGTCCCAGGGCAGGAGGCTCATCAAGAACCAGCAGCTCATGGATGAGCTGCACGAATCAACGGATGGCAAACTCCACAAGGACAAGCTTGCCCAAGGCTATCTTGGCTACATCATTTCTTCCACGCAG GAGGCAGTGGCACTTCCTCCATATGTCGCGTTTGCTGTCAGGATGAGTCCTGGCATCTGGGAGTACATCAAAGTCCATTCTGCTCATCTGTCCGTCGACCAAATCACGCCCTCCGATTACCTCAAGTGCAAAGAGACCTTGTACGATGAAAAATG GGCACAAGATGACAACTCACTCGAAGTCGATTTTGGTGCCCTGGATCTCTCGACGCCTCATCTCACGTTGCCTTCATCCATAGGAAATGGGATGCGGTTTATCTCCAGATTCATGTCTTCAAAACTGAGCGACAAGCCACACAACATGAAAACACTGCTTGACTACTTGCTCGCACTGAACTATCGTGGCGAG AAACTCATGATCAATGACACCCTCGACACTGTTAACAAGCTTCAGACAGCACTGCTTCTCGCTGAAGTTTTTGTCAGTGGCCTGCACAAGAACACACCATACCAAAAGTTTGAACAAAA GTTTCAGGACTGGGGACTGGAGAAAGGATGGGGTGACACTGCTGAAGCATGCAGAGAAACACTCAACTGCCTCTCTCAGATGCTCCAAGCACCGGATCCTATCAACATGGAGAAATTCTTTAGTAGGTTACCATCAGTATTCAACATCGTGATCTTCTCCATCCATGGTTACTTCGGCCAAGAGAAGGTCCTAGGTATGCCAGATACCGGCGGTCAG GTTGTTTACATTCTGGACCAAGTTAGAGCTCTCGAAGAGGAACTACTGCAAAGAATCAAGCAGCAGGGCCTGAATGTCACACCTAAGATTCTTGTG CTAACAAGGCTCATACCAGAAGCAAAGGGCACCAAATGCaatgtagagcttgaagccattgAAAACACAAAGCACTCGAGCATCCTCCGTGTGCCATTCAAGACTGACGATGGGAAAGATCTTCGCCAGTGGGTCTCCCGGTTCGACATTTATCCTTACCTAGAGAGATATGCGAAG GATTCTTCTGTCAAGATCCTCGATATATTGCAGGGCAAACCGGACTTGGTCATCGGCAACTACACTGATGGCAATTTAGTAGCATCCCTTGTGTCAAGGAAACTAGGAGTCACTCAG GGAACGATTGCACATGCTCTTGAGAAGACAAAGTATGAGGATTCGGATGTCAAGTGGAGAGAAATGGACCAAAAGTATCATTTCTCCTGCCAATTTACTGCTGATATGATTGCCATGAACACTAGTGACTTCATCATCGCTAGCACCTACCAAGAAATAGCTGGAAG CAAAGAGAAGCCTGGCCAGTATGAGAGCCATTATGCATTCACAATGCCAGGGCTCTGCCGCTTCGCTACAGGCATCAATGTCTTTGACCCCAAGTTCAACATTGCTGCCCCTGGTGCTGATCAATCTGTTTACTTTCCATTTACACAAAAGCAGAAGCGTCTGACAGACTTACACCCGCAGATCGAGGAGTTAGTCTACAGCAAGGAGGACAATGATGAGCACAT AGGGTACTTAGAAGACAGGAGCAAGCCAATCATATTTTCAATGGCAAGGCTCGACAAGGTGAAAAACATCACTGGGCTGGTTGGATGGTATGGTCAGAACAAGAGGCTCAGGGACCTTGTCAACCTTGTAGTCGTCGGAGGCCTCCTGGACCCCTCGCAGTCGAAGGACAGGGAGGAGATTGAGGAGATAAACACGATGCACAGTCTGATTAACATGTACCAGCTAAAGGGGCAGATCCGTTGGATAAAAGCACAGACGGACCGTGTGCGCAACGGGGAACTGTACCGTTGCATAGCAGATACCAAGGGAGCCTTTGTTCAG CCTGCACTCTATGAAGCGTTCGGACTAACCGTCATCGAGGCAATGAACTGTGGGTTGCCAACCTTTGCAACAAATCAGGGAGGCCCTGCAGAGATCATCGTCAATGCGGTTTCAGGTTTCCATATCAATCCACTTGATGGCAAGGAGGCAAGCGACAAGATTGCTGACTTCTTTCAGAAATGCAAGGAAGATCCCACGTACTGGAACAAAATTTCCACTGCTGGACTGCAGCGCATCTATGAATG CTACACATGGCAGATCTATGCAACCAAAGTTCTTAACATGGGGTCAATGTATGGCTTCTGGAGGACTCTGAACAAAGAAGAGAGAGTGGCCAAACAGAGCTACCTACAGATGTTTTGCAACCTTCAGTTTAGGAAGCTG GCAAAGACTGTACCGAAATTGGGAGAACAACCAGCGCAACTCACAGTCCCTGATAGGATTATACCAAGGCCAAAAGAAAG CAGAAGGACGCAGACAAGGATTCAGAG GATTGCGAGCAGCTTACTTGAACCAGTACTCCCGACGGATGCAGCTTGA
- the LOC133920171 gene encoding sucrose synthase 6-like isoform X1, producing the protein MASGTGFKRSDSIADIMPEALRQSRYQMKRCFHRYVSQGRRLIKNQQLMDELHESTDGKLHKDKLAQGYLGYIISSTQEAVALPPYVAFAVRMSPGIWEYIKVHSAHLSVDQITPSDYLKCKETLYDEKWAQDDNSLEVDFGALDLSTPHLTLPSSIGNGMRFISRFMSSKLSDKPHNMKTLLDYLLALNYRGEKLMINDTLDTVNKLQTALLLAEVFVSGLHKNTPYQKFEQKFQDWGLEKGWGDTAEACRETLNCLSQMLQAPDPINMEKFFSRLPSVFNIVIFSIHGYFGQEKVLGMPDTGGQVVYILDQVRALEEELLQRIKQQGLNVTPKILVLTRLIPEAKGTKCNVELEAIENTKHSSILRVPFKTDDGKDLRQWVSRFDIYPYLERYAKDSSVKILDILQGKPDLVIGNYTDGNLVASLVSRKLGVTQGTIAHALEKTKYEDSDVKWREMDQKYHFSCQFTADMIAMNTSDFIIASTYQEIAGSKEKPGQYESHYAFTMPGLCRFATGINVFDPKFNIAAPGADQSVYFPFTQKQKRLTDLHPQIEELVYSKEDNDEHIGYLEDRSKPIIFSMARLDKVKNITGLVGWYGQNKRLRDLVNLVVVGGLLDPSQSKDREEIEEINTMHSLINMYQLKGQIRWIKAQTDRVRNGELYRCIADTKGAFVQVHDQLKTSTLGSLSIKLKANRVIECYVFQPALYEAFGLTVIEAMNCGLPTFATNQGGPAEIIVNAVSGFHINPLDGKEASDKIADFFQKCKEDPTYWNKISTAGLQRIYECYTWQIYATKVLNMGSMYGFWRTLNKEERVAKQSYLQMFCNLQFRKLAKTVPKLGEQPAQLTVPDRIIPRPKESRRTQTRIQRIASSLLEPVLPTDAA; encoded by the exons ATGGCCTCCGGGACCGGCTTCAAGAGGTCAGACAGCATCGCCGACATCATGCCCGAGGCGCTGCGCCAAAGCCGATACCAGATGAAGAGGTGCTTCCACAG GTATGTGTCCCAGGGCAGGAGGCTCATCAAGAACCAGCAGCTCATGGATGAGCTGCACGAATCAACGGATGGCAAACTCCACAAGGACAAGCTTGCCCAAGGCTATCTTGGCTACATCATTTCTTCCACGCAG GAGGCAGTGGCACTTCCTCCATATGTCGCGTTTGCTGTCAGGATGAGTCCTGGCATCTGGGAGTACATCAAAGTCCATTCTGCTCATCTGTCCGTCGACCAAATCACGCCCTCCGATTACCTCAAGTGCAAAGAGACCTTGTACGATGAAAAATG GGCACAAGATGACAACTCACTCGAAGTCGATTTTGGTGCCCTGGATCTCTCGACGCCTCATCTCACGTTGCCTTCATCCATAGGAAATGGGATGCGGTTTATCTCCAGATTCATGTCTTCAAAACTGAGCGACAAGCCACACAACATGAAAACACTGCTTGACTACTTGCTCGCACTGAACTATCGTGGCGAG AAACTCATGATCAATGACACCCTCGACACTGTTAACAAGCTTCAGACAGCACTGCTTCTCGCTGAAGTTTTTGTCAGTGGCCTGCACAAGAACACACCATACCAAAAGTTTGAACAAAA GTTTCAGGACTGGGGACTGGAGAAAGGATGGGGTGACACTGCTGAAGCATGCAGAGAAACACTCAACTGCCTCTCTCAGATGCTCCAAGCACCGGATCCTATCAACATGGAGAAATTCTTTAGTAGGTTACCATCAGTATTCAACATCGTGATCTTCTCCATCCATGGTTACTTCGGCCAAGAGAAGGTCCTAGGTATGCCAGATACCGGCGGTCAG GTTGTTTACATTCTGGACCAAGTTAGAGCTCTCGAAGAGGAACTACTGCAAAGAATCAAGCAGCAGGGCCTGAATGTCACACCTAAGATTCTTGTG CTAACAAGGCTCATACCAGAAGCAAAGGGCACCAAATGCaatgtagagcttgaagccattgAAAACACAAAGCACTCGAGCATCCTCCGTGTGCCATTCAAGACTGACGATGGGAAAGATCTTCGCCAGTGGGTCTCCCGGTTCGACATTTATCCTTACCTAGAGAGATATGCGAAG GATTCTTCTGTCAAGATCCTCGATATATTGCAGGGCAAACCGGACTTGGTCATCGGCAACTACACTGATGGCAATTTAGTAGCATCCCTTGTGTCAAGGAAACTAGGAGTCACTCAG GGAACGATTGCACATGCTCTTGAGAAGACAAAGTATGAGGATTCGGATGTCAAGTGGAGAGAAATGGACCAAAAGTATCATTTCTCCTGCCAATTTACTGCTGATATGATTGCCATGAACACTAGTGACTTCATCATCGCTAGCACCTACCAAGAAATAGCTGGAAG CAAAGAGAAGCCTGGCCAGTATGAGAGCCATTATGCATTCACAATGCCAGGGCTCTGCCGCTTCGCTACAGGCATCAATGTCTTTGACCCCAAGTTCAACATTGCTGCCCCTGGTGCTGATCAATCTGTTTACTTTCCATTTACACAAAAGCAGAAGCGTCTGACAGACTTACACCCGCAGATCGAGGAGTTAGTCTACAGCAAGGAGGACAATGATGAGCACAT AGGGTACTTAGAAGACAGGAGCAAGCCAATCATATTTTCAATGGCAAGGCTCGACAAGGTGAAAAACATCACTGGGCTGGTTGGATGGTATGGTCAGAACAAGAGGCTCAGGGACCTTGTCAACCTTGTAGTCGTCGGAGGCCTCCTGGACCCCTCGCAGTCGAAGGACAGGGAGGAGATTGAGGAGATAAACACGATGCACAGTCTGATTAACATGTACCAGCTAAAGGGGCAGATCCGTTGGATAAAAGCACAGACGGACCGTGTGCGCAACGGGGAACTGTACCGTTGCATAGCAGATACCAAGGGAGCCTTTGTTCAGGTACATGACCAACTTAAGACAAGTACTCTTGGCAGCTTAAGCATAAAACTCAAAGCTAACCGTGTCATTGAATGCTATGTCTTTCAGCCTGCACTCTATGAAGCGTTCGGACTAACCGTCATCGAGGCAATGAACTGTGGGTTGCCAACCTTTGCAACAAATCAGGGAGGCCCTGCAGAGATCATCGTCAATGCGGTTTCAGGTTTCCATATCAATCCACTTGATGGCAAGGAGGCAAGCGACAAGATTGCTGACTTCTTTCAGAAATGCAAGGAAGATCCCACGTACTGGAACAAAATTTCCACTGCTGGACTGCAGCGCATCTATGAATG CTACACATGGCAGATCTATGCAACCAAAGTTCTTAACATGGGGTCAATGTATGGCTTCTGGAGGACTCTGAACAAAGAAGAGAGAGTGGCCAAACAGAGCTACCTACAGATGTTTTGCAACCTTCAGTTTAGGAAGCTG GCAAAGACTGTACCGAAATTGGGAGAACAACCAGCGCAACTCACAGTCCCTGATAGGATTATACCAAGGCCAAAAGAAAG CAGAAGGACGCAGACAAGGATTCAGAG GATTGCGAGCAGCTTACTTGAACCAGTACTCCCGACGGATGCAGCTTGA
- the LOC133920171 gene encoding sucrose synthase 7-like isoform X2, whose amino-acid sequence MASGTGFKRSDSIADIMPEALRQSRYQMKRCFHRYVSQGRRLIKNQQLMDELHESTDGKLHKDKLAQGYLGYIISSTQEAVALPPYVAFAVRMSPGIWEYIKVHSAHLSVDQITPSDYLKCKETLYDEKWAQDDNSLEVDFGALDLSTPHLTLPSSIGNGMRFISRFMSSKLSDKPHNMKTLLDYLLALNYRGEKLMINDTLDTVNKLQTALLLAEVFVSGLHKNTPYQKFEQKFQDWGLEKGWGDTAEACRETLNCLSQMLQAPDPINMEKFFSRLPSVFNIVIFSIHGYFGQEKVLGMPDTGGQVVYILDQVRALEEELLQRIKQQGLNVTPKILVLTRLIPEAKGTKCNVELEAIENTKHSSILRVPFKTDDGKDLRQWVSRFDIYPYLERYAKDSSVKILDILQGKPDLVIGNYTDGNLVASLVSRKLGVTQGTIAHALEKTKYEDSDVKWREMDQKYHFSCQFTADMIAMNTSDFIIASTYQEIAGSKEKPGQYESHYAFTMPGLCRFATGINVFDPKFNIAAPGADQSVYFPFTQKQKRLTDLHPQIEELVYSKEDNDEHIGYLEDRSKPIIFSMARLDKVKNITGLVGWYGQNKRLRDLVNLVVVGGLLDPSQSKDREEIEEINTMHSLINMYQLKGQIRWIKAQTDRVRNGELYRCIADTKGAFVQVHDQLKTSTLGSLSIKLKANRVIECYVFQPALYEAFGLTVIEAMNCGLPTFATNQGGPAEIIVNAVSGFHINPLDGKEASDKIADFFQKCKEDPTYWNKISTAGLQRIYECYTWQIYATKVLNMGSMYGFWRTLNKEERVAKQSYLQMFCNLQFRKLAKTVPKLGEQPAQLTVPDRIIPRPKERRTQTRIQRIASSLLEPVLPTDAA is encoded by the exons ATGGCCTCCGGGACCGGCTTCAAGAGGTCAGACAGCATCGCCGACATCATGCCCGAGGCGCTGCGCCAAAGCCGATACCAGATGAAGAGGTGCTTCCACAG GTATGTGTCCCAGGGCAGGAGGCTCATCAAGAACCAGCAGCTCATGGATGAGCTGCACGAATCAACGGATGGCAAACTCCACAAGGACAAGCTTGCCCAAGGCTATCTTGGCTACATCATTTCTTCCACGCAG GAGGCAGTGGCACTTCCTCCATATGTCGCGTTTGCTGTCAGGATGAGTCCTGGCATCTGGGAGTACATCAAAGTCCATTCTGCTCATCTGTCCGTCGACCAAATCACGCCCTCCGATTACCTCAAGTGCAAAGAGACCTTGTACGATGAAAAATG GGCACAAGATGACAACTCACTCGAAGTCGATTTTGGTGCCCTGGATCTCTCGACGCCTCATCTCACGTTGCCTTCATCCATAGGAAATGGGATGCGGTTTATCTCCAGATTCATGTCTTCAAAACTGAGCGACAAGCCACACAACATGAAAACACTGCTTGACTACTTGCTCGCACTGAACTATCGTGGCGAG AAACTCATGATCAATGACACCCTCGACACTGTTAACAAGCTTCAGACAGCACTGCTTCTCGCTGAAGTTTTTGTCAGTGGCCTGCACAAGAACACACCATACCAAAAGTTTGAACAAAA GTTTCAGGACTGGGGACTGGAGAAAGGATGGGGTGACACTGCTGAAGCATGCAGAGAAACACTCAACTGCCTCTCTCAGATGCTCCAAGCACCGGATCCTATCAACATGGAGAAATTCTTTAGTAGGTTACCATCAGTATTCAACATCGTGATCTTCTCCATCCATGGTTACTTCGGCCAAGAGAAGGTCCTAGGTATGCCAGATACCGGCGGTCAG GTTGTTTACATTCTGGACCAAGTTAGAGCTCTCGAAGAGGAACTACTGCAAAGAATCAAGCAGCAGGGCCTGAATGTCACACCTAAGATTCTTGTG CTAACAAGGCTCATACCAGAAGCAAAGGGCACCAAATGCaatgtagagcttgaagccattgAAAACACAAAGCACTCGAGCATCCTCCGTGTGCCATTCAAGACTGACGATGGGAAAGATCTTCGCCAGTGGGTCTCCCGGTTCGACATTTATCCTTACCTAGAGAGATATGCGAAG GATTCTTCTGTCAAGATCCTCGATATATTGCAGGGCAAACCGGACTTGGTCATCGGCAACTACACTGATGGCAATTTAGTAGCATCCCTTGTGTCAAGGAAACTAGGAGTCACTCAG GGAACGATTGCACATGCTCTTGAGAAGACAAAGTATGAGGATTCGGATGTCAAGTGGAGAGAAATGGACCAAAAGTATCATTTCTCCTGCCAATTTACTGCTGATATGATTGCCATGAACACTAGTGACTTCATCATCGCTAGCACCTACCAAGAAATAGCTGGAAG CAAAGAGAAGCCTGGCCAGTATGAGAGCCATTATGCATTCACAATGCCAGGGCTCTGCCGCTTCGCTACAGGCATCAATGTCTTTGACCCCAAGTTCAACATTGCTGCCCCTGGTGCTGATCAATCTGTTTACTTTCCATTTACACAAAAGCAGAAGCGTCTGACAGACTTACACCCGCAGATCGAGGAGTTAGTCTACAGCAAGGAGGACAATGATGAGCACAT AGGGTACTTAGAAGACAGGAGCAAGCCAATCATATTTTCAATGGCAAGGCTCGACAAGGTGAAAAACATCACTGGGCTGGTTGGATGGTATGGTCAGAACAAGAGGCTCAGGGACCTTGTCAACCTTGTAGTCGTCGGAGGCCTCCTGGACCCCTCGCAGTCGAAGGACAGGGAGGAGATTGAGGAGATAAACACGATGCACAGTCTGATTAACATGTACCAGCTAAAGGGGCAGATCCGTTGGATAAAAGCACAGACGGACCGTGTGCGCAACGGGGAACTGTACCGTTGCATAGCAGATACCAAGGGAGCCTTTGTTCAGGTACATGACCAACTTAAGACAAGTACTCTTGGCAGCTTAAGCATAAAACTCAAAGCTAACCGTGTCATTGAATGCTATGTCTTTCAGCCTGCACTCTATGAAGCGTTCGGACTAACCGTCATCGAGGCAATGAACTGTGGGTTGCCAACCTTTGCAACAAATCAGGGAGGCCCTGCAGAGATCATCGTCAATGCGGTTTCAGGTTTCCATATCAATCCACTTGATGGCAAGGAGGCAAGCGACAAGATTGCTGACTTCTTTCAGAAATGCAAGGAAGATCCCACGTACTGGAACAAAATTTCCACTGCTGGACTGCAGCGCATCTATGAATG CTACACATGGCAGATCTATGCAACCAAAGTTCTTAACATGGGGTCAATGTATGGCTTCTGGAGGACTCTGAACAAAGAAGAGAGAGTGGCCAAACAGAGCTACCTACAGATGTTTTGCAACCTTCAGTTTAGGAAGCTG GCAAAGACTGTACCGAAATTGGGAGAACAACCAGCGCAACTCACAGTCCCTGATAGGATTATACCAAGGCCAAAAGAAAG AAGGACGCAGACAAGGATTCAGAG GATTGCGAGCAGCTTACTTGAACCAGTACTCCCGACGGATGCAGCTTGA